Proteins encoded in a region of the Streptomyces sp. NBC_01471 genome:
- a CDS encoding HNH endonuclease: MPHVLVLNASYEPLGVVPLRRALVLVLENKAVSLEESGAFMHSATRIVPAPSVVRLKRFVRVPYRGPVPLTRRALFARDGGRCMYCGGVATSVDHVIPRSRGGQHRWDNVVAACRRCNHVKADRHLLELGWRLRHQPAPPSGLAWRIIGTGHRDPRWLPYLQPFGAEDAMARIDGVSA, translated from the coding sequence GTGCCGCACGTCCTGGTCCTCAACGCGTCGTACGAGCCGCTCGGCGTCGTACCGCTCCGTCGCGCGCTCGTCCTCGTCCTGGAGAACAAGGCAGTCTCCCTGGAGGAATCCGGCGCCTTCATGCACAGTGCCACCCGCATCGTCCCCGCGCCCAGTGTCGTCCGGCTGAAGCGGTTCGTGCGCGTCCCCTACCGGGGGCCCGTCCCGCTCACCCGCCGTGCGCTCTTCGCGCGTGACGGCGGCCGCTGTATGTACTGCGGTGGCGTCGCAACCAGCGTCGACCATGTCATTCCGCGCAGCCGCGGCGGGCAGCACCGCTGGGACAATGTGGTGGCCGCGTGCCGCCGCTGCAACCACGTCAAGGCCGACCGGCACCTGCTGGAACTGGGCTGGCGCCTGCGCCACCAGCCGGCCCCGCCGAGCGGCCTCGCCTGGCGCATCATCGGCACCGGACACCGGGACCCGCGCTGGCTGCCGTATCTGCAGCCGTTCGGCGCGGAGGACGCGATGGCACGGATCGACGGCGTATCGGCCTGA